The Coleofasciculus sp. FACHB-1120 region CCAAGAGCGAGGAAATGCTGAGACACTCAATTCGCTTGTTACTTCACTACCTGAAGTTTTGGGATGTGCCTGTTCCAGCTTGATTCATACCCCCATTCAGCAACGCCAAATAATGTTGCAGGGGCTACCCTACAACATCATTTCCCCAATTACTTACGCTTAACTTGGCGAGTCTTTGCTACTCAAAACACGGATAAATTCCAGGGGTAAGCCGTCGGTATCGGCAATGAAAGCAACTTCGTAGACGCTTGAGCCGATCATTTGCTGCGTTGGCTCTAAAAGTACCTTCAGGGGGGAAAACTGCTCTGGAGAAGTCTGTGCTGCCTCATCAAAGCGTTCTTTTAAAGAATTTAACCAACTCGGCAAATCAGATGCCGTATCAGTGATATCAAAAGACAAATGGTAGTACCCGACGTAATGCTCATCTCCAAAAGCATCGGGGGCGGGTTTTGGTTGCGGAATCTGGATTAATTCAATGCGTCCGAGACTACCCTTCATCCAGCAGGCGAGGGTGATCCCGGCGGTGAAGCGTTCGCAGACAGCAAATCCCAGATGTTCGTAGAAAGCGATCGCGCGATGAATATTTGCCGTGCGGATCGAAACATGATGCATGATTTTTGTCCTTTGCGATCAGTCTTTAGCTCTTAGTGTTTAGTCCTTAGTGATAGCGTGCCAGTCCTTAGCCGATTGACAATAACTAATCACAAATGACCAATGACTAATCAACAAATGACTAATCACGAACGAAATTATTCAAACAACCGAAAATAAGGATATCTCACAGGGATACCCGGTTCTTTTTCCAAATCAAAATTAATCACTTCCCAGCAGGGTTCTTCTTCCGGTTCTGGGCTAAACTCTACCGGCAATCCGTACAGCCTGGGTTTCGGCGGATCTGACTGCCCCCGCCAAGGGGTGCTGCGTTCCAGATAAGCACTAATTAACTCCCGATAGCGACTGGCAATAATGACTCGCGTCGCTCGGTAGCCTTGAGTATACAGCCGGTCTAGGGCTTCGTGAATCTCAAACCGAATCCCATCCGGATGGGTGTGTTGCCGGTACCATTCATCACTCCACCGACGCCAGTGACGCCCAGACTGTAAATGAATCAGTTCACCAGTCTTCGGATCTGCCTCAAAGGCACCATGACGCGGACACAGATAAGTATCC contains the following coding sequences:
- a CDS encoding TIGR02652 family protein, which produces MMNPGLQYPIFGPEIHCPHCRQTIPALTLTDTYLCPRHGAFEADPKTGELIHLQSGRHWRRWSDEWYRQHTHPDGIRFEIHEALDRLYTQGYRATRVIIASRYRELISAYLERSTPWRGQSDPPKPRLYGLPVEFSPEPEEEPCWEVINFDLEKEPGIPVRYPYFRLFE
- a CDS encoding VOC family protein — encoded protein: MHHVSIRTANIHRAIAFYEHLGFAVCERFTAGITLACWMKGSLGRIELIQIPQPKPAPDAFGDEHYVGYYHLSFDITDTASDLPSWLNSLKERFDEAAQTSPEQFSPLKVLLEPTQQMIGSSVYEVAFIADTDGLPLEFIRVLSSKDSPS